Part of the Streptomyces europaeiscabiei genome is shown below.
TCCGTAGAACCAGCTGTCCAGGTCGTCGTACGCGATCGAATGCCGGGCGAACATGTTCTCCCCGCACACCCGCCAGCCCTCCGGAACGGCGTGGCCGATACGGGCCTGGAGCGCCTTGACCCAGGTACGGGAGGGGTGGTGCGCGGAGTCGAGTGAGCGGGCGTGCAGGCCGTCGGCGTACAGCGTGGTGTTCTCGCCGTCGAGCTTCTCGGTCACCACGACCTCGCGACCGCGCAGGCCGGACAGGTCGGTGACCCGCAGATCGTCGGCGGTGGCGCCGGGGGACCAGGGCAGATGCCTGGTCCGCGGATAGTGCGTGCGCATGATGAACGTTCCCCCGTGTCAGCCGACGTACCTGAACCGCCGACGTACCTGATCAGCGTAGGAGCGTCGGCCGGTGGCGGGCGAGCGGATTACCCCACGCTTAGGGTCCCGGTATGAAGCAGGTCCTGGTATGAAGCAGGTCCCGGTATGAAGCAAGCCCAGGTATGAAGCCCCGAGCGGGCGTCGGGCTCACCTCGGTCATGGTGGCGCTGACGCTGACGACCGGCATGATCGAGGCCGTCAGCTTCCTCGTGCTCGGCCCGGTGTTCACCGCGGTGCAGACCGGGAACCTCCTCTTCCTCTCCTTCGCGCTCACCGGCGCCGCCGGCCTGTCCCCGGCGGCGGCGGGCGTCTCGTTCGTGGGCTTCACGGTCGGCGCGGTGCTCGGCTCCCGGTTCGAGTCGAGCGTGGACGCCCACGGCCGCCGCTGGTTCGTCCCCGCGCTGATCGTCGAGGCCCTGCTGCTGGGGCTCGGCGGACTGGTCGCCTGGCGCGCCGGCCTCGACGCGACGGGCGCCCCGGCGGACGACCCGCACTTCACCGTCGTCGCCCTGGTCGCCGGGGCCATGGGCGTGCGCAACGTCACCACCCTGCGCGCGCGGGTCGCGGACGTTCCCACCACGGTGTCCACCCGCGCCCTGACCGCGCTGCTCAGCGGCCTGCCCCCGTACCCCGACAGCCACGCGGGAACAGGCGCGAGGAACGAGGGCCGCCGCCTCGCCTCGGTCGCCGCGATGTTCGCCGGGGGCCTGCTGGGCGCCTGGCTGCTGCTGCACGAAGAGGTGTCCCCGGCGCTGGTCCTGCTGATCCCCGCCGCGCTGGTCCTGATTCTGGGCGCGCTCTACCGGGGGGTGCCACGCCGGCGTATGCCGGAGCCCTCGGAGCCCGGCTGAATCGTGACACCCTCGCGAGGTCGCGCCTGATCATGGACGCATGAGCCTTTCAGTGAGCCGTCTCGTCGGTGCGGCCCTCATGGTCACCGGAATCGGCGTCAGCCTTTGGCTGGCACTCGGCGTACCCCAGGAGTGGACCGGAGGGATGCGGTGGGCGGGGGTTGCGCTGCGGCTGACGTCCCTGGGGGCCATCTTTCTCGGAGCTTGCTTCGTGTACCCCGACCGCGCGGCGAAGACCCCGGGCGATGCCCCGCACGGCGTGGATGCCGATGCCCCGCACGGCGCCGATGTCCACGCCCCGGGCGGCCTCGACGGCTCCCGGGTTTGACCTGCGTCACTCTCGGGGTAATCTCTCCGGCTCGATTGGCGGAGGTGCTGGGCCGTATGGCAGACTAGCGGGGTTGCTCGGTCGAGTGTTGATGCTGCACGCCTCCCGTCGGGAGGACCGGAAGCGAGTCCCACAGTACTCGTCGCCCCAACTGCCTTACGGCAGCGCTGGAGCGGACGTACGGGAATCTTTCGGGAAGTGCCAGTGCGGCGCCGGCCAGGCACCCGGTGGGCTTCTGCTCCCGGCCTGCGGTTCCGGAAGGGCCGTGTTTCCCGGACAAGGGATGCTCGAACAAGGGGCATCCGTGTCAGCGGAAGCGCGACACACCCGACCGCGTGGGTCGGAGGAGAGCAAGGGAACGCCGGGTTCCAGAGCGTTAAACCAGACAAAGGACTACTGAGTAGCCATGGCGGGACAGAAGATCCGCATCCGGCTCAAGGCCTACGACCACGAGGTCATCGACAGCTCGGCGAAGAAGATCGTCGAGACGGTGACCCGCACTGGTGCGTCGGTCGCGGGCCCGGTGCCGCTGCCCACTGAGAAGAACGTGTACTGCGTCATCAAGTCGCCGCACAAGTACAAGGACTCGCGCGAGCACTTCGAGATGCGCACGCACAAGCGCCTGATCGACATCCTCGACCCGACGCCCAAGACCGTTGACTCTCTGATGCGACTCGACCTCCC
Proteins encoded:
- a CDS encoding YoaK family protein — its product is MKPRAGVGLTSVMVALTLTTGMIEAVSFLVLGPVFTAVQTGNLLFLSFALTGAAGLSPAAAGVSFVGFTVGAVLGSRFESSVDAHGRRWFVPALIVEALLLGLGGLVAWRAGLDATGAPADDPHFTVVALVAGAMGVRNVTTLRARVADVPTTVSTRALTALLSGLPPYPDSHAGTGARNEGRRLASVAAMFAGGLLGAWLLLHEEVSPALVLLIPAALVLILGALYRGVPRRRMPEPSEPG
- the rpsJ gene encoding 30S ribosomal protein S10, yielding MAGQKIRIRLKAYDHEVIDSSAKKIVETVTRTGASVAGPVPLPTEKNVYCVIKSPHKYKDSREHFEMRTHKRLIDILDPTPKTVDSLMRLDLPAGVDIEIKL